From the genome of Sinanaerobacter sp. ZZT-01:
TAATCATATTTTAGATGAAATAGCATGTTTCCAGTTGCTATTTGATCTAAGATTTCGGACACCTCATCAATATATTTTACATAGTCCTTCAATCTGAGAACAGTTCGCTGTAACGAAGATGCGACCTGACCGGTTTCGTCAATTGAGGAAAATTCCATTTGGATATCCAAGTCTCCATCCGCAATTCGGTTTGCAACATCGGAGAGGTGCTTTAAAGGTTTTACGATGCTCCTTGATATCAGGATAATAATTCCGACTAAGATGAGCATAATGATAATACAAATGAAGAAAGAAAGCTTCATAGTATTATTAAAGGTATGATAATACTCAGCCTTTGAGATAGAAGACAAAACACTCCATCCAGTATTACCGATCAGGCTGTAATATCCATATGCCTTCAAATCACCCCGAGAATATGGCGTATATCCTGCTGTGCGGTTATTATATAAGTCTAAAATTTCATTGGAAAAGCCGATATCAGAAATGCTTTTCATAATTTTATCTTCGTCACGGTCAAAAACAATTGTTCCATCATTAGAAACGAATGTAAAGGACCCATCGTTTCCCAGTTTATAATCCGCCATAATCTGACTGAGCTTTTCGAGGTTTAAGTCTAAGCCTACAGCACCAATCATTTTATTTGTAGCACGGTCGTAAACAGGCGCCGCTGTACTGACAATTAATTTTTGCGTAGCTGTGTCTATGTATGGATTAGAAAGAATAATCGTTTGCTTATCCGTTACGTTTTGGTACCATTCTCTTGATGTGACGTCCCAGTCGGCATTGCTTGTGAAGCCATCGGACTGTGTAAGCTGACTTGAGTCAAAATCTGCAATCCATGTTGCCATAATGTTGTCGGTATCAAGAGCAGCCACTTGATCCAAACTGCTTTTAACGTTTGCAAATTGAGGACTGTCTTTTATAGATACTCCCGGTTTAATTTCTTTAAAATAATTCTCTAAATCCGGGTCTTGTGCTAATGTTTCATTCATCTTTAAATATTGCGTAAAAAATTCACTGACTTGATAGGCTGCTTGCCTTGAGTTTGCCGCTAATGAATCAGTAGTTAGAATTTCAATTTCACTTTTTACTAAATTTAAAATCAAAGCAAGTAAGATGGAAAGCGATAATATAACGGGAATGACACTTCCGATTAATATTTTTATTAGGATACTTTTTTTGATTGTCTTCATAAGAGTTACCTTCCTTTCTATTACTTATCCAGCTTGAGTGAATCTCTTGACATTAAAGATATTGAATCATTCCTTTCCCCCATCTTCATGAGTTATTATACTGAATATTTTTTATATTCTAACACTTATGGCGACATTTTTCTACATTTTTTTCATGATTTGGTAGTTTTTTTGTTTGATATAAATAAAATGAAGGTTTTGTAAATGAGGTATTCAAATGTATTTTACCTAGTAAAATGAAAGCCTTCTTTAAAAAATCAGAGTTGGAAAAATTGTATATATAGGTGAATTTTTCAATGTTTCTGATAGGAAAGCAATTGAAATATCTATAAAAATGTAGTATATTATTTAGATTATAGAAGTAAATAAACACCAGTGTTTTATGGATAAGGAGTGTAAGCATGAGTACAGATCGTTACGAAAACCCTTTAATTGCTCGGTATACAAGCAGAGAAATGTCCCATATTTTTTCTTCTGATGTAAAATTTTCTACATGGAGAAGTCTATGGATTGCTTTGGCAGAAGCGGAGATGGAATTGGGATTGCCGATTGATCAGCAACAGATTGATGAAATGAAATCGTTTGCGTCTGCTATCAATTATGAAGATGCAATAAAGAGAGAGAAAGAGACCCGCCACGACGTTATGTCTCATGTTTATGCATTTGGACTGCAATGCCCGAAGGCGCGGCCAATCATACACCTAGGTGCAACTAGTGCTTATGTAGGTGACAATACCGATATCATTGTAATGAGAAGCGGCTTGCGCTTACTTCGCAAAAAGCTCATCCGTCTGCTTTATCGATTAAGTCGTTTTGCATTGGAATATAAAGATATGCCGACTCTTGGATTTACGCATTTTCAAGCGGCACAGTTAACGACGGTAGGAAAACGTGCGGCTTTATGGATGCAGGATTTCTATTATGATTATCTGGAAGTAGATCGCTTGATTGAAGAAATACCACTGTTAGGTGTAAAGGGAACGACTGGAACGCAGGCTAGTTTTGTGGATCTCTTTGATGGGGATATGGAAAAAGTAAAGAAGCTTGACCGCATGGTAGTGGAAAAGATGGGTTTTTCCAAAGTAGTTGCGGTATCAGGGCAGACCTACACGAGAAAACTTGATTATCGTGTTCTTTCAGTTCTTTCCGGCATTGCGCAAAGTGTGCATAAAATGACAAATGATATCCGCCTGCTTCAGCATTTAAAGGAAGTGGAGGAACCATTTGAAAAAAATCAAATTGGTTCATCAGCAATGGCATATAAGAGAAACCCAATGAGAAGTGAACGTGCGGCTTCTTTGGCTCGTTATGTAATGAATCTGGCACAGAATCCCGCAGACACGGCAAGCACACAATGGTTTGAAAGAACGTTAGATGATTCTGCAAATCGGCGTATGTCAATTCCGGAAAGCTTTATGGCAAGCGATGCAATTTTAGATATATGCATTAATATTTCAACAGGCTTGGTTGTACATGAGAAAGTGATTCGCCAGCGTATACTCAGTGAGATTCCCTTTATGGCAACTGAGAATATTTTAATGGAAGCGGTGAAAAAGGGCGGTGACCGTCAAGAACTGCACGAAAAGATTCGGGAACATTCCATGGAAGCCGGAAACCGTGTGAAGGAGGAGGGCCTTGACAATGATTTACTGCGGCGTATTGCTCAAGACTCTGCATTTGGACTTACATTAGAGGACGTAGAGACGCTTTTGACACCAGAGGATTACATCGGAAGATCCTCTCAGCAGACAGAGGAATTTGTATCGGAATATTTAGAGCCTATTTTCAAGGAAGAAAAAGATTGCTTAGGCGAAGAGGTAGAGCTTCGAGTCTAATTCGAGCCTAAGGAGAATGAAAAAATCAGTAGAAAGGCGCATTAAGAAGAAATGAGTACCATAGGAGAATTAATTGAGGAGAGCCGAAAAATTGTAATCAAGCTGGGAAGTAATACATTATCGGATGAACATGGTGAAGTAAACCGCGAAACACTGCATAATATTGTGGAGCAAATTGATGAATTGATTAAAAAAGGCAAACAAGTAATTATCGTTTCGTCAGGTGCCGGAATTTGTGGCATCGGTGCGATAAATAAATGGAGTCGAAAAGGAGATATTAATTACAAGCAGGCATTGTGCGCAATCGGTCAGGTGGAATTAATGATGGCATATAAGGAGTTTTTTATAGAATATGGTATCCATGTAGGGCAGCTTTTGCTTACCAGAGACGATTTTGCAGACCCTAAAAGAAATTTACACATACGAAACACGCTGTTTACTTTGGTCGATGAGGGTGTGGTTCCGATTATCAATGAAAATGATAGTGTCAGTGTCGATGAAATAAAAATAGGGGATAATGATACGTTAAGCGCATTAACTGCAAACTTGTGGAATGCGGATCTTTTAATTTTATTCAGTGATATTGACGGTGTGTATGAAAAAAATCCAAAGGAAGATCCGAAAGCGGAGCTGATTGAAGAGATTTATGACATCGATGGACTGCTTCAGGAGATTGATACAAGAGGAACCAACCAGTTTGGAACCGGCGGTATCTTAACGAAGATCGAAGCCGCAAGACGTGTGAATGCCTATGGAATTCCGATGGTGCTTGTAAACGGAAAGAAGATGGATATTCTTAGAAAAATTACAGCGGATACTGAAAAAGGCACGGTTTTTTTTGGGAAATCGTGAGTATTAGGTTATGGATCAGAATAGTAACAAGAAATAGAGGTGAACGATGAAGATCGGTTTTATTGGAACGGGAAATATGGGTGGTGCGATTATAAAAGGATATTTGGCAGTGAACCCTGAAAAAGCGGATTCTATCTATGTCTATAATCATCACGTAGAAAAGGCACAAATCCTAAGTCAAGAACTGGGCGTTCATAATACGGAGAGCATAAAAGAACTTGTGGAAAATACGGATATTGTGGTTCTGGCAGTGAAGCCAAATGCATTTGAACAGGTAATGCCTCAGGTTGCTGCTTCTGTAAGTGTGCAAAAAACTCTGGTTTCCATTGCAGCAGGTGTTTCCATTTCTTATTTAGAAGGCTTTATGCTTCGTGGTGTCGGTGTCATTCGAGTTATGCCGAATACGCCGTCTTTGGTTGGTGAAGGAATGACTTCTGTCAGCCGAAATAAATCGGTCTGTGAAGAAGCATTTGTACAAGTAATGGATTTGTTCTCCAGTATCGGAAGAGTTCAGGAAATAGGGGAATCCTTGATTGATACTGTGGTTGGAGTCAGTGGTAGCAGTCCTGCATATGCTTATATGTTTATCGAGGCTTTGGCTGACGGAGCCGTTTTAGAGGGTATGCAAAGGAAGCAGGCTTATATTTTTGCAGCACAGGCGGTATTAGGAGCGGCGAAAATGGTTTTAGAAACGGGATTGCATCCAGGGGAACTGAAGGATCAGGTTTGCTCACCCGGAGGAACGACGATTGAAGCCGTTCGTTCCTTAGAGAAAAATAAATTTCGTTCTTCTATTATAGAAGCGGTACATACCTGTGCAGAAAAGTCGAGGAGCATGAGTAAATAAAATACAGAGAGGGGATTGTGTCATGACCTATGAAGAAAAAACCATTTCATCCGAAATGATATATAAGGGAGCTATTTTAAATTTAAGGAAGGATAAAGTTACAGTGAAAGGGGAAGCAACCTCTTATCGTGAGATCGTAGAACATAATGGTGGTGTTGGGATTGCTGCGCTTACTTCCGAAGGTAAAATGCTGATGATTAAACAATTTCGAAAACCTGCGGAAAAAGTGGTTCTTGAAATTCCCGCAGGTAAAAAAGAAATGGGAGAAGAACCCATGATTACTGCCATTCGAGAATTAAAGGAAGAAACGGGATATTCGGCGGATCAGGTTACCTTTTTATCTGCATTTTATTCCTCGATCGGAT
Proteins encoded in this window:
- a CDS encoding methyl-accepting chemotaxis protein; translated protein: MKTIKKSILIKILIGSVIPVILSLSILLALILNLVKSEIEILTTDSLAANSRQAAYQVSEFFTQYLKMNETLAQDPDLENYFKEIKPGVSIKDSPQFANVKSSLDQVAALDTDNIMATWIADFDSSQLTQSDGFTSNADWDVTSREWYQNVTDKQTIILSNPYIDTATQKLIVSTAAPVYDRATNKMIGAVGLDLNLEKLSQIMADYKLGNDGSFTFVSNDGTIVFDRDEDKIMKSISDIGFSNEILDLYNNRTAGYTPYSRGDLKAYGYYSLIGNTGWSVLSSISKAEYYHTFNNTMKLSFFICIIIMLILVGIIILISRSIVKPLKHLSDVANRIADGDLDIQMEFSSIDETGQVASSLQRTVLRLKDYVKYIDEVSEILDQIATGNMLFHLKYDYIGEFAKIKISLLNIQKTFTQTFSNISISADQVASGSDQVASGAQALSQGATEQASSIEELSATINEISQHIKNNADNANHVRSVSNQNTEQVLNANRQMKNMVSAMDEIRNASNEIGKIIKTIDDIAFQTNILALNAAVEAARAGSAGKGFAVVADEVRNLAGKSAEAAKNTTILIESAIQSVEKGTQIVDQTAGALEKIVDGGQQTSQLISEISDATNEQASSINHVTLGMDQISSVVQTNSATAEESAAASEELSSQAQLLKELVAQFRLADDVDDTTFIATPCEPELQMENVKNTTPDIPSCKEDLNLKY
- the purB gene encoding adenylosuccinate lyase is translated as MSTDRYENPLIARYTSREMSHIFSSDVKFSTWRSLWIALAEAEMELGLPIDQQQIDEMKSFASAINYEDAIKREKETRHDVMSHVYAFGLQCPKARPIIHLGATSAYVGDNTDIIVMRSGLRLLRKKLIRLLYRLSRFALEYKDMPTLGFTHFQAAQLTTVGKRAALWMQDFYYDYLEVDRLIEEIPLLGVKGTTGTQASFVDLFDGDMEKVKKLDRMVVEKMGFSKVVAVSGQTYTRKLDYRVLSVLSGIAQSVHKMTNDIRLLQHLKEVEEPFEKNQIGSSAMAYKRNPMRSERAASLARYVMNLAQNPADTASTQWFERTLDDSANRRMSIPESFMASDAILDICINISTGLVVHEKVIRQRILSEIPFMATENILMEAVKKGGDRQELHEKIREHSMEAGNRVKEEGLDNDLLRRIAQDSAFGLTLEDVETLLTPEDYIGRSSQQTEEFVSEYLEPIFKEEKDCLGEEVELRV
- the proB gene encoding glutamate 5-kinase, giving the protein MSTIGELIEESRKIVIKLGSNTLSDEHGEVNRETLHNIVEQIDELIKKGKQVIIVSSGAGICGIGAINKWSRKGDINYKQALCAIGQVELMMAYKEFFIEYGIHVGQLLLTRDDFADPKRNLHIRNTLFTLVDEGVVPIINENDSVSVDEIKIGDNDTLSALTANLWNADLLILFSDIDGVYEKNPKEDPKAELIEEIYDIDGLLQEIDTRGTNQFGTGGILTKIEAARRVNAYGIPMVLVNGKKMDILRKITADTEKGTVFFGKS
- the proC gene encoding pyrroline-5-carboxylate reductase codes for the protein MKIGFIGTGNMGGAIIKGYLAVNPEKADSIYVYNHHVEKAQILSQELGVHNTESIKELVENTDIVVLAVKPNAFEQVMPQVAASVSVQKTLVSIAAGVSISYLEGFMLRGVGVIRVMPNTPSLVGEGMTSVSRNKSVCEEAFVQVMDLFSSIGRVQEIGESLIDTVVGVSGSSPAYAYMFIEALADGAVLEGMQRKQAYIFAAQAVLGAAKMVLETGLHPGELKDQVCSPGGTTIEAVRSLEKNKFRSSIIEAVHTCAEKSRSMSK
- a CDS encoding NUDIX hydrolase, whose translation is MTYEEKTISSEMIYKGAILNLRKDKVTVKGEATSYREIVEHNGGVGIAALTSEGKMLMIKQFRKPAEKVVLEIPAGKKEMGEEPMITAIRELKEETGYSADQVTFLSAFYSSIGYSTEIIYLYLATGLNAGETNFDEHEAIDLFEYDVAELKKMVIEGEIIDGKTINAILLVAARLGI